A single region of the Pectinophora gossypiella chromosome 2, ilPecGoss1.1, whole genome shotgun sequence genome encodes:
- the LOC126374109 gene encoding uncharacterized protein LOC126374109: protein MDNTNEQLLKRRSVLKGCLTRLDNGLTPEFLQTASAQMLKLKEERAQEIFHEYMELLSQIEDDDDDDPTKMEDRYFHCMDVLRVKQQQLSTLLKSDSSNRGISAPVKLPNINIPDFNDFIMYLEARALAFENSDNGRASTSGCPPPRRSQVVAAPA from the exons ATGGATAATACAAACGAACAGTTATTGAAGCGTCGTTCTGTCCTGAAGGGATGCCTTACAAGGTTGGACAACGGTTTGACACCAGAATTTCTACAAACTGCGTCAGCGCAAATGTTGAAATTAAAAGAAGAACGCGCACAAGAAATTTTTCATGAATATATGGAATTGCTGTCACAAATCGAGgacgatgacgatgatgatccCACGAAGATGGAAGATAGATACTTCCACTGCATGGACGTGCTCCGAGTAAAACAACAACAGTTGTCCACGCTGTTAAAAAGTGATTCCTCCAATCGCGGCATAAGTGCTCCAGTGAAGTTACCAAATATTAACATACCCGATTTCAATG ATTTTATAATGTACCTGGAAGCCAGAGCACTCGCATTCGAGAACTCTGACAACGGCAGAGCATCAACAAGTGGATGTCCACCTCCAAGAAGGAGCCAAG TCGTTGCTGCCCCAGCCTGA